From Aspergillus fumigatus Af293 chromosome 5, whole genome shotgun sequence, a single genomic window includes:
- a CDS encoding RTA1 domain-containing protein — MVSNTTDPSDYCTLDTCPLSLANFNYVPNLAGNLLYLALFGTMLVANLGLGIYYRTWGYLVGMIGGLALEVIGYVGRIQLHYNPFPFSPFLQYLICLTLGPAFLSAAIYICLGHIVVVYGEGISRLKPRTYTIIFVLCDFLSLVLQAAGGAITSIADNDQQDLRQTGINIMIAGLASQVASLAVFLFLCADFAWRVYKNPNKLNESMDHVRKTLKWKAFLIGLTVATLAIFVRSVFRVAELQEGFDGPLANDEVTFMILEGAMMAMATLCLTVLHPGYCFGGYWDQTSWRSIKQSSQLSLMELKAQNSRA, encoded by the exons ATGGTCAGCAACACGACAGACCCCTCGGACTACTGTACGCTGGATACTTGTCCCTTGAGTCTCGCCAATTTCAACTATGTTCCCAACCTGGCAGGTAACCTTCTGTACCTGGCGCTTTTCGGTACGATGTTGGTGGCCAATCTGGGACTCGGGATCTATTACCGTACTTGGGGATATCTAGTTGGTATGATCGGTGGCCTCGCTCTTGAAGTCATCGGTTATGTCGGAAGAATCCAGCTTCACTACAACCCATTTCCGTTCAGTCCATTCCTTCA ATATCTAATCTGCCTCACCCTTGGACCTGCCTTCTTGAGTGCGGCAATCTATATCTGCCTCGGCCATATCGTCGTTGTCTACGGCGAGGGCATCTCCCGTCTGAAGCCAAGAACCTACACCATTATCTTCGTTCTTTGCGactttctctctcttgtGCTCCAGGCTGCCGGAGGAGCCATCACCTCGATCGCGGATAATGATCAGCAAGACCTACGTCAGACGGGGATCAACATCATGATAGCGGGGCTTGCCAGCCAAGTGGCATCTCTGGcggtcttcctctttctctgcGCCGATTTCGCCTGGCGCGTGTACAAGAACCCGAACAAACTAAACGAATCGATGGATCATGTTCGCAAGACGCTCAAGTGGAAGGCGTTCTTGATCG GGCTCACCGTCGCGACATTAGCGATATTTGTCCGGTCCGTCTTCCGGGTGGCCGAACTGCAAGAGGGTTTCGACGGTCCCTTGGCAAATGACGAAGTGACCTTCATGATCCTCGAGGGGGCcatgatggccatggctacCCTTTGTTTGACTGTCTTGCACCCAGGATACTGCTTTGGTGGCTACTGGGATCAGACCAGCTGGAGGTCCATCAAGCAATCCAGTCaattgagcttgatggaACTCAAGGCACAGAACTCACGGGCCTGA
- a CDS encoding NADP-dependent oxidoreductase, translating to MSIPKTMRALLQPSIEEPRLVITADHPVPTATEGTDEHLIHVHCVSPCANELNWAKAFPALQQREQIPCYDVAGTVVTAPPSSDFQPGTEVYARSNYLRPGCARDYAVISGADLARRPQNLSWVASTAIPLSAQTALQALFVQSGIGELGDQAWKGKRVLVTAASGGVGIWVVQLARLAGATVIGTCGPRNVEFVKSFGASNVINYREADLKEWGQRPENQVDLVVDCTGKKSLEDAWWCVRDGGILISICQPPEQVQPEECKGKNVRNFFFIVSANRADLEKVTKLVEEGKCRGVVDSVWPLEQFEDAFKRLDEGHARGKIILDLSLNH from the coding sequence ATGTCCATCCCAAAAACAATGCGCGCTCTCCTCCAGCCCTCCATTGAGGAACCCCGTCTGGTCATTACCGCAGATCATCCCGTCCCAACCGCCACAGAAGGAACGGACGAGCATCTCATCCACGTGCATTGCGTCAGCCCCTGTGCTAACGAACTCAACTGGGCAAAGGCTTTCCCTGCCCTCCAACAACGCGAGCAGATCCCCTGCTACGATGTCGCGGGAACAGTAGTGACCGCACCGCCATCCTCCGACTTCCAACCGGGTACAGAAGTCTACGCGCGCTCAAACTATCTCCGTCCGGGGTGCGCACGCGACTACGCCGTTATATCCGGCGCTGATCTCGCGCGGCGTCCTCAGAACCTGAGCTGGGTGGCGAGCACCGCCATCCCGCTGAGTGCGCAGACGGCGCTGCAGGCGCTGTTTGTGCAGTCTGGGATCGGGGAGCTGGGCGACCAGGCATGGAAAGGGAAGAGGGTGCTTGTTACGGCTGCGTCTGGGGGTGTGGGGATCTGGGTGGTGCAGTTGGCGCGGCTGGCTGGCGCCACGGTGATTGGGACGTGTGGGCCGCGGAATGTCGAGTTTGTGAAGTCATTCGGAGCAAGCAACGTGATCAACTATCGGGAGGCGGATTTGAAGGAGTGGGGCCAGAGGCCGGAGAATCAGGTTGATCTAGTGGTTGATTGTACTGGCAAGAAATCGTTGGAAGATGCGTGGTGGTGTGTCAGGGATGGTGGGATTCTGATCAGCATCTGTCAGCCTCCCGAGCAAGTGCAGCCTGAGGAGTGCAAGGGGAAGAATGTCCGgaatttcttcttcatcgtgTCGGCAAATCGGGCAGATCTGGAGAAAGTCACCaagctggtggaggagggcaAGTGTCGAGGTGTTGTGGACAGTGTTTGGCCGCTGGAGCAGTTCGAGGACGCCTTTAAGCGACTGGATGAGGGACACGCTAGGGGAAAGATCATCTTGGATTTGTCACTGAATCATTGA
- a CDS encoding NAD(P)-dependent oxidoreductase yields the protein MSSVSIFGLGAMGTALASRFLEEKYKVAVWNRSPEKASSLLGKGATLSHTAVDGINASDLIIICLLDNAAVEATLAGALDHLHGKTIINLTNGTPDQARKLSDRFVSHGARYVHGGIMATPSMIGSPYALVLYSGSPDAFKAAEGDLSVLAKCVFLGEDAGTASLHDLALLSGMYGLFSGFLHATALVRSSTPAVKFMDLLVPWLGAMTEYTKGMAKQIDEGKYTSEGSNLAMQLVGIQNIIDASEAQQVSAEFIRPMKEFMQKAVAAGHGGDDISSLIDFVKST from the coding sequence ATGTCATCCGTTAGCATTTTCGGTCTCGGAGCCATGGGCACAGCCCTGGCGTCTCGGTTCCTCGAAGAGAAGTACAAGGTCGCCGTATGGAATCGATCTCCAGAAAAAGCAAGCTCCTTGCTCGGAAAGGGTGCGACACTTTCCCATACTGCAGTGGATGGCATCAACGCAAGCGATCTGATCATCATCTGTCTTCTTGATAACGCCGCCGTGGAAGCAACTCTCGCCGGCGCTCTTGACCACCTCCACGGCAAGACAATCATCAACCTTACAAACGGAACGCCTGACCAAGCTCGGAAATTATCAGACCGTTTTGTCAGTCACGGCGCTCGGTACGTTCACGGCGGAATCATGGCCACCCCGTCCATGATCGGTTCGCCTTATGCCCTTGTCCTATACAGCGGGTCCCCGGATGCATTCAAGGCCGCCGAGGGCGACCTGTCAGTGCTAGCCAAGTGCGTCTTCCTAGGCGAAGATGCAGGCACTGCGTCACTGCATGACCTGGCTCTGCTCAGCGGCATGTACGGTCTCTTCTCAGGCTTCCTGCATGCAACCGCCCTCGTGAGGTCGAGCACGCCCGCGGTCAAGTTCATGGACCTCCTGGTTCCGTGGCTGGGGGCAATGACCGAATACACTAAAGGGATGGCAAAGCAGATTGATGAGGGGAAGTACACCAGCGAAGGATCGAATCTCGCTATGCAATTGGTTGGCATTCAGAATATTATCGACGCCAGTGAGGCACAGCAAGTCTCTGCGGAATTCATTCGGCCCATGAAGGAATTTATGCAGAAGGCAGTGGCAGCTGGGCATGGCGGTGACGATATTTCGTCCTTGATTGATTTTGTGAAGTCAACATGA
- a CDS encoding putative general amidase — MDSQNSISGWQHKVAQKQQECLQKIPAEWKIPESLLSSLQLPLAENRNDLIQGDAVRKAGILTERELQITEQYTVSGLLSALADGRLTSLEVTLAFSKRAAVAQQLVNCLTETMFPEAQERAKYLDELKVQGKSAGPLHGLPISIKDLFHVKGTHASIGMISFLDEKSTDNSPLIDILLSLGAVIYVKTNIPQTMMTADSHNNVFGRTLNPHNTILGPGGSSGGEGALIAMRGSPLGVGTDIAGKKAPGRQEVANKPGSIRIPALCCGTYGFRPSASRIPNGGGRSCSTPGMKFILSCAGPLALDMDAVEVFLKTVIDARPGLYDSSVIDVPWRQATVKHPLRIGVVPPDSSFPLHPPVKRTLAKAVKLLKAQGHHIIELSAEECKVMEINEVAWNIFTLDSGAMEHLQATGEPPVPALINVQRQVEILRQAGKTYLPDFSHLDRLGRLAALNTKRADLRETWRKMWISHDLDICLAPSAQNTAVPHDMFGLAPYTTFLNCLDRPIPLTNSHLDNFAQLEGAPCSIQVFTTTMRDEECLEMAKIIDQCLKSEA; from the exons ATGGACTCCCAAAACTCCATATCCGGCTGGCAGCACAAAGTCGCCCAAAAACAGCAGGAATGCCTGCAGAAGATCCCCGCTGAGTGGAAGATCCCGGAAAgcctcctctcttccctccaGCTACCACTAGCCGAGAACAGAAATGACCTGATTCAAGGAGACGCTGTTCGCAAAGCTGGTATCCTAACCGAGCGAGAACTGCAAATCACAGAGCAATACACCGTGTCTGGCCTTCTGTCAGCATTGGCAGATGGGCGACTGACCTCGCTTGAAGTGACATTGGCATTCTCCAAGCGAGCTGCAGTGGCGCAGCAATTG GTAAACTGCCTCACAGAGACCATGTTCCCCGAAGCCCAAGAGCGAGCCAAATATTTAGACGAACTCAAGGTGCAAGGCAAATCCGCAGGACCGTTGCATGGCTTGCCGATCAGCATCAAAGACCTTTTCCACGTCAAGGGAACGCATGCGTCGATTGGCATGATCTCCTTTCTGGATGAGAAATCGACCGACAACTCGCCTTTGATCGATATTCTGCTGAGCCTGGGAGCTGTTATCTATGTCAAGACGAATATTCCCCAAACAATGATG ACGGCCGACTCACACAATAATGTCTTTGGTCGTACATTGAATCCCCACAATACTATTCTAGGACCCGGAGGATCCAGCGGAGGGGAAGGCGCTCTTATCGCCATGAGAGGATCGCCCCTAGGGGTCGGAACCGATATTGCAGGTAAGAAAGCTCCTGGTCGACAGGAAGTGGCTAACAAACCAGGTTCAATTCGAATCCCTGCTCTATGCTGCGGAACGTACGGATTCCGGCCCAGTGCATCTCGTATCCCAAACGGTGGCGGACGCAGCTGTAGTACCCCCGGAATGAAGTTCATCCTGTCCTGTGCAGGGCCGCTAGCTCTGGATATGGATGCAGTTGAGGTCTTTTTGAAGACAGTCATCGATGCGAGACCCGGCCTGTACGATTCCTCGGTCATCGATGTACCCTGGAGACAGGCGACGGTCAAACATCCCTTGCGAATTGGCGTCGTGCCTCCAGACTCTAGCTTCCCTCTGCACCCTCCGGTGAAAAGGACCTTAGCGAAGGCCGTCAAGTTATTGAAAGCTCAAGGCCATCATATCATCGAGTTGTCAGCCGAGGAATGTAAGGTAATGGAGATCAACGAGGTCGCatggaatatctttactCTCGACAGTGGAGCCATGGAACACTTACAAGCGACCGGCGAGCCACCGGTGCCTGCTCTCATTAACGTCCAGCGTCAGGTAGAGATACTGAGGCAGGCGGGGAAAACTTACCTACCTGATTTCAGCCATTTAGACCGACTAGGAAGACTCGCTGCTCTGAACACCAAGCGAGCCGATCTTCGAGAGacctggaggaagatgtggATCAGCCACGATCTGGATATTTGTCTCGCGCCATCAGCTCAAAACACGGCTGTTCCGCACGATATGTTTGGGCTTGCACCGTACACGACTTTCCTGAACTGTCTTGAC AGGCCTATTCCTCTGACTAACAGTCATTTAGACAACTTCGCGCAGCTGGAAGGAGCACCATGCTCTATTCAAGTCTTCACTACTACGATGAGAGATGAAGAGTGTTTGGAAATGGCAAAGATCATAGACCAGTGTCTGAAAAGCGAGGCGTAG
- a CDS encoding ankyrin repeat domain-containing protein: MPALVSRQISTPESNISVQNGTKVPSTTSCGLLVNAARKGNVDVIRFLIYLGADVNEYYDGVTPLLAAAIAGQEAAMTELLQNDASPTARDSEGCTIFKLLLDNGHYNIAEMLIKKYPDLTVTDPRLPKGEKWLREQFEEISDNVKDPKSKPSKEILEYLISGQLPQEEGRSVSDVYWEHILLRYIGDVPLDIKRNYSRSLRLSLMGTFDRFFLGHEGIKESARLLNSKLPTTAYTIEGTVVDGDGGWVTERWSYHDAYGIDVRDGIDSFLIDSEKGKIMVKMINYNVCEKTKG; encoded by the coding sequence ATGCCTGCCCTTGTCAGCCGCCAAATCTCCACCCCGGAGTCTAACATCTCGGTTCAGAACGGCACCAAGGTGCCGTCCACCACTTCCTGTGGCCTTCTTGTGAATGCAGCCCGCAAGGGCAATGTGGATGTCATCAGGTTCCTGATCTATCTCGGTGCCGACGTCAATGAATACTATGACGGCGTGACCCCACTCCTCGCGGCAGCCATAGCCGGCCAGGAAGCCGCCATGACTGAGCTCCTCCAGAACGACGCGAGCCCCACCGCCCGTGACAGCGAAGGCTGCACCattttcaagctcctccttgacaaCGGTCACTACAACATCGCGGAGATGCTAATCAAGAAGTACCCCGACCTCACCGTGACGGACCCGCGTCTGCCCAAAGGAGAGAAATGGCTCCGGGAGCAGTTCGAGGAGATCTCAGACAATGTGAAAGACCCGAAGAGCAAGCCTAGCAAGGAGATCCTGGAGTATCTCATTTCAGGTCAGCTCCCTCAGGAGGAGGGCCGCTCCGTCTCGGACGTCTACTGGGAGCATATCTTGCTGCGTTATATCGGGGATGTTCCGCTGGATATCAAGCGGAACTACTCCCGCTCTCTGCGTCTGTCGCTGATGGGAACTTTCGACAGATTCTTCCTCGGACATGAGGGCATCAAGGAGTCGGCTAGGCTGCTTAATAGTAAATTGCCTACTACTGCTTACACCATAGAGGGCACCGTGGTGGATGGAGACGGGGGATGGGTGACGGAGCGTTGGAGCTACCATGACGCCTATGGCATCGATGTGAGAGATGGTATAGATTCGTTCTTGATCGATAGTGAGAAGGGAAAGATCATGGTCAAGATGATCAACTATAACGTTTGCGAGAAGACGAAGGGATAG
- a CDS encoding putative C6 transcription factor yields the protein MPDLGTSKHRSSRACTACRAKHVRCDAALPRCTRCVGEEKECVYVKSRRGGRRRVLNTLTSSMNGTKMDQESFISILPILSQTGTRELNPGFNLTTSTSAPSGTVDDQLLSLYYRYFHSAHPCAVPRFAIQRYAVSDRRAIQPLYAVMKYIGSLHNALIPSSQLKDHVEAELAVARSTDHVVSPFAVQAVLLYSIAVYWCDETEKGLDLLEEAIQMALGLGMNRSNFATEHGRNDPILEESWRRTWWQIYITDAHIAGSTHSYPFRTDGILMDVHLPCEEEEYESGNIPNPRTLEEYDMREFSGDEREFSSFAEMVGLTRSLDLALAARKDLDLKIITTVCANVDAIHVSWTSLLPASKRTVFRPDGSLDETLFKAHAIIHTWIVDLHRQLSNLAYSAIEGVSKCCPQAPPESLLQSNSPESDLHTRRVLHSIEQFESLLTLPTNIVSHTPFIICMIAVVAVAHLSACRYVFKGQDLRLDRERIRVTMGTLKAMGEHWALGKRTYQEISVIAREILSLDRPLPSPSMPQEPQHAMTGISGVTADMTASSFALAMAAESLDFCDLFDIDYHEATIRDALTQDLVVAECCV from the exons ATGCCGGACTTGGGTACATCTAAACATCGCTCATCCCGCGCTTGCACGGCCTGTCGGGCCAAGCATGTTCGATGCGACGCGGCTCTACCACGATGTACTCGGTGCGTCGGCGAGGAGAAAGAATGTGTGTATGTCAAGTCACGCCGGGGAGGTCGTCGCCGGGTCTTGAACACTCTGACTTCGTCAATGAACGGGACGAAAATGGATCAAGAATCATTTATATCGATACTGCCAATCCTATCACAAACAGGGACCAGGGAATTGAATCCAGGCTTCAACTTGACTACCTCAACAAGTGCTCCGAGCGGTACTGTGGACGACCAGCTGCTCTCATTGTATTATCGATACTTTCATAGCGCGCACCCATGCGCAGTACCTCGATTTGCAATCCAGCGTTATGCGGTCAGCGACCGCCGCGCAATACAGCCACTTTATGCAGTGATGAAGTACATCGGCTCTCTTCATAACGCATTGATCCCGTCCTCGCAATTGAAAGATCATGTTGAGGCGGAATTGGCTGTCGCTCGGAGTACCGATCATGTAGTCTCACCGTTCGCAGTCCAGGCCGTGCTTCTCTACTCCATTGCAGTCTATTGGTGTGACGAAACGGAAAAAGGCCTGGATCTGCTTGAGGAAGCTATCCAGATGGCTCTTGGGCTTGGAATGAATCGGAGTAACTTTGCCACCGAGCATGGGAGGAACGATCCGATCCTCGAGGAAAGCTGGCGACGGACTTGGTGGCAGATTTATATTACCGACGCGCATATCGCTGGAAGTACGCACAGTTATCCTTTCCGGACGGATGGGATCCTTATGGATGTTCATTTGCCCtgtgaagaggaagagtatGAGTCCGGG AATATTCCAAACCCGCGAACTCTGGAAGAGTACGATATGCGAGAGTTTTCCGGCGATGAACGGGAGTTCTCGTCATTTGCAGAGATGGTGGGCTTGACTCGAAGCTTGGACTTGGCTCTTGCTGCGAGAAAAGACCTTGATTTGAAGATCATCACTACTGTCTGTGCTAACGTCGACGCGATCCACGTCTCGTGGACGTCACTCTTGCCGGCGTCAAAGAGGACTGTATTTAGACCCGACGGCTCCTTGGATGAGACTCTGTTCAAGGCACATGCTATTATCCACAC ATGGATTGTCGACCTTCACCGGCAACTATCAAACCTAGCGTATAGCGCCATCGAGGGTGTGTCAAAGTGTTGCCCGCAGGCACCACCAGAGAGCCTTCTCCAAAGTAACTCCCCAGAAAGTGATTTGCACACCAGGAGAGTTCTGCACTCAATCGAGCAGTTCGAGTCCCTGCTGACCCTCCCAACAAACATCGTCAGCCATACTCCATTTATTATCTGCATGATTGCCGTTGTGGCTGTCGCCCACCTCTCCGCCTGCCGCTATGTCTTCAAGGGACAGGACTTGCGACTCGATCGAGAACGGATCAGAGTGACCATGGGGACTCTCAAGGCCATGGGTGAACACTGGGCACTTGGCAAACGGACGTACCAGGAAATCAGCGTTATCGCGCGGGAGATATTATCATTGGACCGGCCTTTGCCCTCTCCGTCCATGCCGCAAGAACCACAGCACGCCATGACGGGTATATCTGGAGTAACGGCTGACATGACTGCCTCATCCTTTGCACTGGCTATGGCTGCTGAGTCTTTGGACTTTTGCGATTTGTTTGACATTGACTATCATGAGGCGACTATTCGGGACGCCCTGACTCAGGATCTGGTGGTGGCTGAGTGCTGTGTCTGA